The following are encoded together in the Novipirellula artificiosorum genome:
- a CDS encoding AAA family ATPase, whose product MTQPENRDDSVPISEIREGHVEVDGVRLKLSHPYHSPGQWIGQQEVLMQLLACWITVDENDLPLTPRLTGPPGVGKTQLAIAAAEAQKRPLFIYQCTADTRPEDLLITPVLSQGGQISYHASPLVTAMLVGGVCILDEGNRMNEKSWASLAPLLDGRRYIESIVAGITIPAASEFRSAVTMNQDESTFEIPDYIMSRLQPTLPVGFPSKQDEMAILQYHLPFAKAEMLAMTVEFLQHSHELKLDFSPRDGINLLRFAIKRMIQDPAHPVNSDEAWQEALEKCLGEDAIDLESLAQRRRRTLGGDAVPLGLADLFFDLNDPMHPDREDLDEEDDQEDDDF is encoded by the coding sequence ATGACCCAGCCAGAAAACAGGGACGATTCGGTTCCGATCAGCGAGATCCGAGAAGGGCACGTCGAGGTCGATGGCGTGCGATTGAAACTTTCGCATCCCTACCATTCGCCAGGCCAATGGATTGGCCAGCAAGAGGTTCTGATGCAACTGCTAGCATGCTGGATCACGGTCGACGAAAACGACTTGCCGTTGACGCCACGGTTAACAGGACCGCCGGGCGTCGGGAAGACTCAGTTGGCGATTGCCGCCGCGGAAGCGCAAAAACGTCCGCTCTTCATCTACCAGTGTACGGCCGACACGCGCCCCGAAGACCTGTTGATCACTCCGGTACTCAGCCAGGGCGGCCAGATCTCGTATCACGCTTCGCCCTTGGTCACCGCGATGTTGGTCGGCGGTGTGTGCATCTTGGACGAAGGCAACCGGATGAACGAAAAGTCGTGGGCATCGCTCGCCCCGCTGCTGGACGGTCGTCGCTACATCGAATCGATTGTTGCGGGGATCACGATCCCCGCGGCGAGTGAGTTTCGCTCGGCGGTGACAATGAACCAAGATGAATCCACGTTCGAGATTCCTGATTACATCATGAGTCGGCTGCAACCGACGTTGCCGGTCGGATTTCCGAGCAAACAAGATGAGATGGCGATTCTGCAATACCATTTGCCGTTCGCGAAAGCGGAGATGTTAGCGATGACGGTTGAGTTTCTGCAGCATTCCCATGAACTGAAACTCGATTTTTCACCACGCGACGGTATCAACCTGCTGCGGTTCGCCATCAAGCGAATGATCCAAGATCCTGCGCATCCGGTCAATTCGGACGAAGCGTGGCAGGAAGCCCTTGAGAAATGTTTGGGTGAAGACGCAATCGATCTCGAATCCTTGGCACAGCGTCGTCGCCGGACGCTTGGCGGGGATGCCGTGCCGTTGGGGCTGGCCGATCTATTCTTCGATTTGAATGATCCGATGCATCCGGATCGTGAGGATCTTGATGAGGAGGACGATCAGGAGGACGATGATTTTTAG
- a CDS encoding lipase family protein: MADDALNSFADRIVSDPGEVAFVVHSSVDRPIRELSFLQRALLFAELSMISYNDKDEAERAANLAGFDDVTFYDRDGSQAYRFRNQHDCVIACRGTEPNEWNDIQADANAAVVVAETVGRVHRGFKREVDDLWPMLETALMSNEQPLWFCGHSLGGAMATICSGRCFLSHIDSNPEQLFTYGSPRVGDNRYVNYVKLQHFRFVNNNDAVTRVPPFLLGYRHCGNEVYLDRNGKIRKLGRLMKRRDRWRGFLSGLWNWKIDHFSDHSIHRYIKAIESAVEAEKADLAAGGVAKTSEYFAGTEREWTEEPDSKTMSLQE, translated from the coding sequence ATGGCTGATGATGCACTCAACTCGTTCGCAGACCGGATCGTCTCGGATCCTGGCGAAGTCGCCTTTGTCGTCCACTCGTCGGTCGATCGGCCGATTCGTGAGTTGTCGTTTTTGCAGCGTGCCCTGTTGTTCGCCGAGCTGTCCATGATCTCTTACAACGACAAAGACGAAGCGGAACGTGCGGCGAATTTGGCGGGTTTTGATGATGTAACGTTCTACGATCGTGATGGTTCGCAAGCCTACCGATTCCGCAACCAACACGATTGCGTGATCGCGTGTCGCGGCACAGAACCCAACGAATGGAATGACATTCAAGCGGACGCCAACGCGGCCGTCGTCGTCGCGGAAACGGTCGGTCGCGTGCATCGAGGCTTTAAACGCGAAGTCGACGATTTGTGGCCGATGCTGGAGACTGCGTTGATGAGCAACGAGCAGCCGCTTTGGTTTTGCGGCCATTCACTCGGTGGGGCGATGGCGACGATTTGCAGCGGACGTTGTTTTTTGTCACATATCGATTCCAATCCCGAACAGCTCTTTACTTACGGCAGCCCGCGGGTCGGCGACAATCGTTACGTCAATTACGTGAAGCTTCAACATTTCCGTTTCGTCAACAACAACGACGCGGTCACTCGCGTCCCCCCGTTTCTGCTCGGCTATCGGCACTGTGGCAACGAAGTCTACTTGGATCGCAACGGCAAAATCCGAAAACTGGGACGGCTGATGAAGCGACGAGACCGGTGGCGTGGTTTTCTTAGCGGGCTTTGGAACTGGAAAATCGATCACTTTTCCGACCATTCGATCCATCGATACATTAAAGCGATCGAGAGTGCGGTCGAAGCAGAAAAGGCCGATTTGGCGGCAGGCGGTGTCGCAAAAACGAGTGAGTACTTCGCGGGGACCGAACGCGAATGGACCGAGGAACCCGATTCAAAAACGATGAGTTTGCAGGAATGA
- the nadB gene encoding L-aspartate oxidase, protein MTPRYLLPFDSRRALHRFTDILVIGGGLAGLRAANAIESHQSVLVVTKDKLRESNSSYAQGGIAGVMDPEDRFEEHVEDTLVAGGNLCDPSTVDMVIREGPRRIEELIAWGTQFDQSNGTLALGREGGHSRERILHARGDATGREIMRAVIDRTQSLPNVDIWENTFTVDLLTYEGRCRGALIVGADGRPLIVWAKETILCTGGAGQVYRESTNPPVATGDGLAIAYRAGVELRDMEFLQFHPTVLYIAGSSRSLITEAIRGEGAYLIDASGHRFMPDYDSRSELAPRDVVSQSIVRQMALTKHPCVYLDLSHLDPKVVMRRFPGIADVCSKFGLDITSDRIPVRPGAHYMIGGVTVDSQGRTSLPGLWAAGEATSSGLHGANRLASNSLLEGLVYGAHAGEAATRAAAEGASKLEALPIQHPVHQSGESFDVADVRVSLKSLMGRLAGVERDASELREAADSIRSFTAYVMPRQFNALEGWELQNLLVTASCMVRAALARTESRGVHFRSDHPETDDQNWRRHLTMQIDVDGGHPKRGEILRT, encoded by the coding sequence ATGACCCCCCGCTACTTACTGCCCTTCGATTCCCGTCGAGCGCTGCACCGTTTTACTGATATTTTGGTCATTGGCGGGGGTCTGGCGGGGCTGCGCGCTGCGAACGCGATCGAATCACATCAATCCGTCTTGGTCGTCACCAAGGACAAATTGCGGGAATCCAACAGCAGCTACGCGCAAGGCGGGATTGCGGGAGTGATGGACCCGGAGGACCGATTCGAGGAACACGTCGAAGATACTCTGGTCGCAGGCGGCAATTTGTGCGATCCCAGCACCGTCGATATGGTGATCCGCGAAGGGCCCCGCCGGATCGAGGAATTGATCGCTTGGGGAACCCAGTTTGATCAAAGCAACGGCACCTTAGCGCTTGGCCGTGAAGGCGGCCATAGCCGCGAACGCATCCTGCACGCTCGCGGAGACGCCACCGGCCGGGAAATCATGCGGGCAGTCATCGATCGGACGCAGTCGCTTCCCAACGTTGACATTTGGGAAAACACCTTTACCGTTGACTTGTTGACCTACGAGGGCCGTTGCCGCGGTGCCTTGATCGTCGGCGCCGACGGACGGCCCCTGATCGTTTGGGCCAAAGAGACGATCCTCTGTACGGGGGGGGCCGGCCAAGTCTATCGTGAATCGACCAACCCACCGGTCGCCACGGGGGACGGATTGGCGATCGCCTATCGCGCTGGCGTTGAATTGCGAGACATGGAATTTTTGCAGTTCCATCCAACCGTCTTGTACATTGCCGGATCGTCACGATCGTTAATCACCGAAGCGATTCGAGGCGAAGGAGCCTACTTGATCGACGCATCCGGTCACCGCTTTATGCCGGACTATGATTCGCGATCGGAATTGGCACCTCGTGATGTGGTCAGCCAATCGATTGTTCGTCAAATGGCATTGACCAAACATCCCTGCGTCTACTTGGATCTGTCACACCTCGATCCGAAAGTGGTGATGCGACGGTTCCCTGGGATCGCCGATGTGTGCAGCAAGTTCGGATTGGATATCACCAGCGATCGGATTCCCGTGCGTCCTGGGGCCCACTACATGATCGGTGGCGTGACGGTTGACAGCCAAGGGCGTACCAGTTTGCCAGGATTGTGGGCCGCGGGCGAAGCTACCAGCAGCGGGCTTCACGGTGCAAACCGATTGGCGAGCAACAGTTTGCTCGAAGGACTGGTCTACGGGGCCCACGCGGGTGAAGCAGCGACCCGAGCGGCCGCCGAGGGGGCGAGTAAGTTGGAAGCCCTGCCGATTCAACATCCTGTCCATCAATCGGGAGAGTCGTTTGACGTCGCCGATGTTCGTGTATCGCTAAAGAGCTTGATGGGACGGTTGGCAGGCGTCGAGCGTGATGCATCCGAATTGCGAGAGGCGGCAGATTCGATCCGTTCGTTTACCGCCTACGTGATGCCACGGCAATTCAACGCCTTAGAGGGCTGGGAATTGCAAAATCTGTTGGTCACGGCATCCTGCATGGTCCGGGCCGCGTTGGCAAGAACCGAATCGAGGGGGGTTCATTTTCGATCGGACCATCCCGAAACCGATGATCAGAATTGGCGGCGTCATTTGACGATGCAAATTGACGTTGACGGTGGACATCCAAAAAGGGGTGAGATATTGAGAACCTAG
- a CDS encoding phosphatidylserine decarboxylase family protein: MPDSRSSDATAMDPAVTTIQPGGGVVMRIELAWGRLRRSYLRKFRSGYVARMQKTRQGHQGPLPFDPVDSRDTKYYRNQDTYWWADADDPFQWRDALPFVRVGLAELILIGGAFLVFAVLMGLIWWPLSLPMLVVAGLVVWFFRNPRREIPSAPGTVVSPADGKLVQIESIEDSELGSCIQVGIFLSIFNVHANRVSLAGRVTSVRYRPGKFLNALRPESARENENLDVTLEDTEAPGRRYRIRQITGQFARRIVCWVRPGDVLARGEMYGMIKLGSRTELVLPDDGSLEITAKLGEKVKAGSSVLGQYRT, encoded by the coding sequence ATGCCCGATTCTCGCTCGTCCGATGCCACCGCGATGGACCCCGCCGTGACGACGATTCAGCCGGGTGGCGGGGTTGTGATGAGGATCGAATTGGCGTGGGGACGGCTTCGACGTTCCTATTTGCGGAAATTTCGGTCTGGCTATGTCGCTCGGATGCAAAAGACGCGTCAAGGCCACCAAGGGCCGTTGCCGTTCGATCCGGTCGATTCGCGAGATACGAAGTATTACCGCAATCAGGATACGTATTGGTGGGCAGATGCGGATGATCCGTTTCAATGGCGTGATGCCTTGCCGTTCGTACGAGTCGGGCTGGCCGAGCTGATCCTAATTGGTGGTGCTTTCTTGGTCTTTGCCGTGCTGATGGGACTGATTTGGTGGCCGCTTTCATTGCCGATGTTGGTGGTGGCTGGGTTGGTGGTTTGGTTTTTTCGCAACCCGAGACGTGAAATCCCCTCGGCGCCCGGCACGGTCGTGTCCCCCGCAGACGGTAAATTGGTGCAGATTGAGTCGATCGAAGATTCCGAGCTTGGATCGTGCATCCAAGTTGGCATCTTTTTGTCAATCTTCAATGTTCACGCAAACCGCGTGTCGCTTGCCGGGCGAGTGACCTCGGTACGCTATCGGCCAGGCAAGTTTCTAAATGCGTTAAGGCCGGAATCTGCTCGGGAAAATGAGAATCTTGATGTCACGCTCGAAGACACCGAAGCACCCGGCCGGCGCTATCGGATTCGCCAGATCACCGGGCAATTCGCCCGAAGAATTGTGTGTTGGGTGCGCCCCGGCGACGTTTTAGCGCGCGGAGAGATGTATGGCATGATTAAACTGGGGTCGCGGACGGAGTTGGTGTTGCCCGACGACGGTTCCTTGGAAATCACAGCCAAGCTCGGTGAGAAGGTGAAAGCCGGTAGCAGCGTTCTTGGTCAATATCGAACGTAG
- the pssA gene encoding CDP-diacylglycerol--serine O-phosphatidyltransferase, translating into MSEMKRSLFAAPASDQEAEVSETAAAQKPGRGSRLRKGKGRKRLRRRISLAFLPTLLTLGNAVCGLAAISVAVSVNLPWPDEMKLFAAGVLIFAGMLFDALDGSAARMTGQESRFGAELDSLCDVITFGTAPAVIVWRLSDVFPQKLSWAIGVLFTLCVLIRLARFNVETTEEDPHEGFDGLPSPAAAGTIAAFAIAMPDLASIATDSVYPDFVHTLAQAALDASHYFIPCLAVVLAYLMTSRFQFPHVFQQLVSGRWTTHQFGQALFAIVAGFLLHWIALPIGFCLYAFAPPIRSVTRRGRPGSEDSVVDEDVDEDGEP; encoded by the coding sequence ATGAGTGAAATGAAACGCAGCCTATTTGCAGCCCCGGCATCGGATCAAGAGGCCGAGGTGTCGGAAACCGCCGCGGCCCAAAAACCGGGGAGGGGTTCCCGATTGCGTAAGGGGAAAGGTCGAAAGCGACTCCGACGCCGCATCAGTTTGGCCTTCTTGCCCACGCTGTTGACGCTCGGTAACGCGGTCTGTGGATTGGCGGCGATCTCGGTTGCTGTCAGCGTCAATTTACCCTGGCCCGACGAGATGAAGCTGTTTGCCGCGGGAGTGTTGATTTTCGCTGGAATGTTGTTCGATGCACTCGATGGTTCTGCCGCTCGCATGACAGGCCAAGAGAGTCGTTTCGGTGCCGAACTCGACAGTCTCTGTGACGTGATCACCTTTGGCACCGCGCCGGCGGTCATTGTTTGGCGGCTCAGTGACGTGTTTCCGCAAAAGTTGAGCTGGGCGATTGGCGTCTTGTTTACACTCTGCGTGCTAATTCGATTGGCTCGGTTTAACGTGGAAACGACCGAAGAGGATCCTCACGAAGGCTTCGATGGGCTCCCCAGCCCCGCCGCGGCCGGCACGATTGCTGCTTTTGCGATCGCCATGCCCGATCTGGCCTCGATCGCGACCGATTCGGTCTACCCCGACTTTGTCCACACGCTTGCCCAAGCGGCCTTGGATGCTTCGCACTACTTCATCCCCTGCCTCGCCGTTGTGTTGGCCTATTTGATGACCTCGCGATTCCAATTTCCGCATGTTTTCCAGCAATTGGTTAGCGGTCGATGGACGACCCATCAATTTGGCCAAGCCCTGTTTGCGATCGTTGCTGGTTTCCTGCTTCACTGGATTGCGCTGCCGATCGGTTTTTGTCTGTATGCTTTCGCGCCCCCCATCCGGTCGGTGACACGGCGTGGTAGGCCGGGTTCCGAAGACTCGGTGGTCGACGAAGACGTTGACGAGGATGGAGAGCCGTAG
- a CDS encoding class I SAM-dependent methyltransferase — MSSATPTKAQDTIQPHRSRLYNNLVPVYQGLWPAVAKKNMRSAISALNIASGRKVLEVGVGTGLSLDSYPRDIRLTGVDLSEAMLGEAQQAIEDRGWDHVDVLPMNAESLTFADDVFDVVTSFHTISVVSDPRAMMREMVRVCRPGGRILIVNHFRSGNPVIAKVVDSAGNLTRHLGWRTDLDLRETVEDLPIRLDRCYKPTPLSIFTIMEATVLKA, encoded by the coding sequence ATGAGTAGCGCTACGCCAACGAAGGCACAGGACACGATTCAGCCTCACCGCAGCCGATTGTACAACAATTTGGTGCCTGTTTACCAAGGACTGTGGCCAGCGGTGGCAAAGAAGAACATGCGCAGTGCGATCTCGGCACTGAATATCGCCTCGGGCCGTAAGGTGTTGGAGGTCGGGGTAGGAACCGGATTGTCGCTCGATAGCTATCCACGCGACATCCGTTTGACGGGCGTCGATTTGTCGGAAGCCATGTTGGGCGAGGCACAGCAAGCGATCGAGGATCGCGGCTGGGATCACGTCGATGTGTTGCCGATGAATGCCGAATCGCTGACTTTCGCCGACGACGTTTTCGATGTGGTGACTTCCTTTCACACCATCAGCGTTGTCTCGGATCCGCGAGCGATGATGAGAGAAATGGTTCGCGTGTGTCGGCCTGGTGGCCGCATCTTGATTGTGAATCATTTTCGTAGCGGGAACCCCGTGATCGCCAAAGTTGTTGATTCGGCGGGCAACCTGACTCGACATCTTGGGTGGCGAACCGATTTGGATTTGCGAGAAACGGTCGAGGATTTGCCGATCCGTCTTGATCGTTGCTACAAGCCGACGCCGCTCTCAATCTTCACCATTATGGAAGCAACGGTACTGAAGGCGTAA